A stretch of the Arachis stenosperma cultivar V10309 chromosome 6, arast.V10309.gnm1.PFL2, whole genome shotgun sequence genome encodes the following:
- the LOC130935202 gene encoding probable polyamine oxidase 4, producing MDPEDLFSTNLIDGTIASRIERQHRSRPSVIVIGAGISGVAAARSLYDASFKVTVLESRDRVGGRIHTDYSFGCPVDMGASWLHGVCNENPLAPLIRGLGLTLYRTSGDNSVLYDHDLESYMLFNINGHQVPQQTVIEVGDTFKRILEETGKVRDENPDDMSVSQAISIVLDRHPELRQQGLAHEVLQWFICRMEAWFAADADMISLKTWDQEHVLTGGHGLMVQGYDPIIKSLAKDIDIRLNHRVTKISSGYNKVMVTIEGGRNFVADAAIITVPLGILKANLIEFEPKLPDWKVSAISDLGVGNENKVALRFDKVFWPNVELLGIVAPTSYACGYFLNLHKATGHPVLVYMAAGRFAYDLEKLSDESAAEFVMQQLKNMFPDACEPVQYLVSRWGTDPNSLGCYSYDLVGKPTDVYDKLRAPLGNLFFGGEAVSLDNQGSVHGAYSAGVMAAENCQRHILEKQGQLEKIPLVSSLRHEMLETSIPLQISRM from the exons ATGGACCCTGAGGACTTATTTTCCACCAATTTGATTGATG GTACCATTGCCTCCCGCATTGAGAGGCAACACAGATCTCGTCCCTCTGTTATTGTAATTGGTGCTGGGATATCAGGGGTTGCTGCTGCACGTAGTCTCTATGATGCATCTTTTAAG GTAACCGTACTCGAGTCACGGGACAGAGTTGGAGGCCGGATTCATACTGACTACTCATTTGGTTGTCCAGTTGACATGGGTGCCTCATG GTTGCATGGAGTTTGCAATGAGAATCCCTTGGCTCCATTGATACGTGGTCTGGGCCTTACTTTATACCGAACCAGTGGTGACAACTCTGTCTTATATGACCATGATTTGGAAAG TTATATGCTGTTCAACATCAATGGTCATCAAGTTCCACAACAGACAGTTATTGAAGTCGGAGACACCTTTAAGAGAATACTAGAAGAG ACAGGGAAGGTAAGAGATGAAAATCCTGATGACATGTCAGTTTCCCAAGCAATTTCAATCGTGTTAGACAGACATCCAGAACTAAG GCAACAAGGACTTGCCCATGAAGTGCTGCAATGGTTTATATGCAGAATGGAAGCTTGGTTTGCTGCTGATGCGGATATGATATCACTGAAAACCTGGGACCAA GAACATGTCCTAACTGGTGGCCATGGACTTATGGTGCAAGGATATGACCCTATTATAAAATCTCTTGCAAAAGATATTGATATACGCTTAAACCACAG GGTGACCAAGATATCCAGTGGTTACAATAAGGTAATGGTTACGATCGAGGGTGGTAGGAACTTTGTCGCTGATGCTGCCATTATAACCGTTCCTCTTGGAATTCTAAAGGCCAATCTGATTGAATTTGAGCCAAAACTGCCCGATTGGAAGGTTTCAGCCATTTCGGATCTTGGAGTGGGCAATGAAAATAAGGTGGCCCTAAGATTCGACAAGGTGTTTTGGCCTAATGTAGAACTCCTGGGCATTGTTGCCCCAACCTCTTATGCCTGTGGCTATTTTCTCAATCTCCACAAAGCAACAGGTCATCCCGTTCTCGTCTATATGGCAGCTGGCAGGTTTGCTTATGACCTGGAGAAGCTTTCTGATGAATCAGCTGCCGAGTTTGTAATGCAACAGCTCAAGAATATGTTCCCTGATGCTTGTGAGCCA GTTCAGTATCTTGTGTCACGTTGGGGAACAGATCCAAACTCTCTTGGTTGCTACTCATATGATTTAGTTGGAAAGCCAACTGACGTGTATGACAAGCTTCGCGCACCATTAGGTAATCTATTCTTTGGTGGTGAAGCTGTGAGCTTGGATAATCAGGGATCAGTGCATGGAGCTTACTCTGCTGGTGTTATGGCCGCTGAGAATTGCCAGAGACACATTTTGGAGAAACAAGGCCAATTGGAAAAGATCCCTCTTGTCTCATCTCTCAGGCATGAAATGCTTGAAACTTCTATTCCTCTT